Within Vannielia litorea, the genomic segment GGCTATGGGCATGCCGACCTGGGTGGTCATCGTGTCGCGCTGATCGCCTGCGACCTGGTGGGGTTCGCCGCCGGAGCCGGTGTGGTCGGTGTCGAGATCTCTTGCCATGTCGTGAACCTTTCGGGGCTGGGAACAGGGGTAATGGAGGGGCGCGTTGCGGCCCCTGGTACGAGCAGGTCCACCCAGCTGGCGAGCACCTGCGAAAAGCGGAACTCCGGGCGCACCCGGATCTCCGAAGGGCGCCTGGCGGCATCTCGCCACCCGGCCACGGCCCGGCGCAGCGCATCCGGGTCGGAGCTGTCGATGCACTGCGCCGCAGTACTCGCCACCTCGTCGTTTGCGCCAAGACCGCGCTGCAGCACGGCAGGGCAGCCGACGGCATTGGCTTCGGCGATGACGAGGCCGAAGGTTTCGGCGAACTGGCCCTGCGGGTAGAACAGGCAAGCTGCGCGTCGCATCCAGCCGATCAGCTCCGGCTGTCGCAAACGTCCCAGCGGCAGCACGCGGGCCGGCATCCGACCGACCGGCCAGGCAAGGTATCCCGGATCGGCAATCGCCAGGCGCAACCTCGGCCACTCCGCCTGCAACATCTCGAACCGCTCGAGCACCTGCCCGAGACCCTTGTGCGGCGAGCTGGCGAAGAGCAGCAGATCCGGGTCGCGGGGCGTGTCGTCGGGCGCGAGCGCGTCGTCGATGGGGTTGCAGACATGGCCGATGGCCGGCGCCGGCCCTCCGCCGACAAAACGCCTCAGCCACTCGGCATGGCTGCGGGAGACACAGAGCACCTCGATGCCGGCCGCAGCCAGGTCGGGGGCGAGCGCGCGGTTGTGGCGCCCCGGAAAGACGTGCTGCCAGACGATGACACGGGACGCCGGGTGCAACCTCGCCAGCTTCAGGGCGACCTTCCAGGAGTTTACCACGACGATGGTGCCGGGCGCTTCCGGAAAGGGCCTCTTCAGGTCGAGCCCTGCATATCCGACCCCGCTCCACCAGTCGGCACGATCGGGCCGCATCCTTTGGCGAACCATGATCTGGAGCCGCGAGGACAGACCCTCGCAAACACGCACGAGCGTCGCCTCGGTGCCGCCCAAGCCCTCCAGCTGGCCCGGCGCGCCGCTGTATCCTCTCGGAGCCAGCGGATCGACGAATGTGATGGCGCGGCTCACGCCACGCGCTCCGCGATCGCGCCGCCCCGTAGCTCGCCCAGCGCGGCGGGGTCGCAGAGCCCGGGATTGGTGCAGCTGCTCAGCCGGACCTGCGACAGGTCGATCGGGCACGGCTCGACCTCGCGGGTCTCGAACCACCGGCCCACCGCGTCCCAGACCCGGAGCCGGTCGGCCTTGCGCCGCGGGCTGTCGTAGTCGGTCGCCCCCTGCTGGGTCAGGCTGTCGGGAGTTTCGATCTTGGTCAGCAGCAGCTCCGGGATGACCCAGAGCACCTCGCCCGCCATGATGAGCCGGTTGCGGAACTCCCTGTCCTCCTCGATGCAGTCCGAAAAGCCGCCGAGGCGATCGAAGACCGAGCGGTGAAAGAGGCCGGAATTCACATGGGTCCAGTCGCCCGGCACCCCGGCGGCCATCTGCAGGTTGGGAAAGAAGTCGTCCACCAGCGAGAGCGTGCGGCGGATCTCGACCCGCTCGCCGTCCGGCAGGATCAGCTCGTGGTGGGTGAACACCCCGCCAACCTGGATGCGGGTGTCGGGCTCGCGGCCTGCAAGCCGCCAGTTCAGGCAGGGATGCGCCCCGATGTTCTCGTTGCCGATCACCCGCGCCTGACGCAGCACCTTGTCGCGATGCGGGATGTCGTCGGAGTCGTGAAAGGTCACGGCATCGCTCGTCGACAGCGCGATGCCCACGTTCTTGGCCTGCGCCGTCCCCACGTTGCGGGCAAGGCTCACGCCGACAAAGCGGGGGTGGTCGGCGTAGCCGCGCAGCACCTCGCCGGTGGCATCTGTCGAGCCGTCGTCGACGACCAGCACCGTGGTTGCGGGGTGCGACTGCCCCAGTGCGGCGTCGATTGCCTGTGGCAGGATGGAGGCTCGGTTGAACGTGGGAATGACGATGGTGACGCTGGGCAACATGACGATCTCCTAGACTTGGGCTTGAACGAGGGACGCGCGATAGACCGAGAGCCGGGTGCAGGTCGCCCGCGCGAGGGGGTAGGGCAGGATGAGCAGCACCGCACCCAGCAGTCCGGACAGCGGCATGCCGGGAACCGCCAGCAGCGCCACACCGGCCAGCGCGAGGGCGGGCAGCACCGCGCCGGGCCGATCGGTCGCGCTGCCGACATCCTTGGATGTCCGGCAAAAGGCACCAGCCCGGCCAAGCAGGGCGTCCACGGTGCCCGCGGCGGAGGGCAAAAGCAGGGCGATGCGGGACGAGAGGGCCGCCCACACGGTGCCGAGCCCGGGCCTGCCGTTGGCCAGCATCGCCGTCAGGAGCGGCAGGGCGGCAGTGGCGAAGACCAGGGCCAGGCCAAGCCCGGAGGCCGACGCCAGCCAGCCGGCGGGGCGGTCGTCCGGAGTGGCCGCCAACCGCAATCCGCCGCCGATGAGGCCGGCCGCGAACGGCAGCGCGAGGCTGGCCCAGGCCGTCAGTTGCGCGACCACATGCACTGCCGCGCGAAGCGGAAGGCCCGACAGCCCCCGGCGAATGGTGTGCAGGTTGCCGGAGGCCCAGCGATAGCGTTGCAGCGTGAGGCCGGCCAGGTCGAGCGGCAGCAGACCCCGCCCGACGACCCGGTCGATGTATCGGCCCCGGTATCCCTGTTGCCGGAGCCGCAGGCCCAGCTCGGCATCCTCGGTGATGGTCCGGTCGCTCCAGCCGCCGATGGCTTCCAGGGGGCCGCGGGCAATCACGCTGAGCGTGCCCGTGAGGAGCATGGCATCGGCGGTTTCGGCCCGACGGGCATGGCGCAGAAAGTAATCCGCCAGCTCCAGCGAAATGCCAGCCGCCTCGCCCGAGTCGCTGCGATAGGCTTGCGGGAACTGGATGAACGCAGCGCCGCAGCGGCGGATCTCCCCGGCGGCAACCGCCAGGAAATCGGGCGCCACCTCGTAGTCGGCATCCACGACCACGATATGAGTGGCGCGCGGATCGGTGCGCGCCAGCGCGATATTCAGCGCCCCGGCCTTCGCACCCTTTACGCCCTCTTCGTGATAGAAGCGAAACTCGGGGCCGAGCTCCCGGCACAGCGCCTCGACCGGCTGCCACAGGGCAGGATTGCGGGTGTTGTTGTCCAGGACGATCACCTCGAAGGCCGGAGCATCCACTTGGCGCGACAGCGCCAGGACCGTGCGCATGACCAGGTCCGCGGGCTCCTCGTGCGCGGCGACATGAACGGAGAACCGCACAGGACCTTCATGTGCCGAGCGGTCGCAAGTCTGGGCCCCCTGCGGGCTTCTCGTCCCGGCCATCAGGTGCAACGCGGCCAGAGCCGCCTGCGCCACCAGCGCCATTCCGACGACCACCAGTGCAACGACTGGCAGGATCAGTCCAAGACCGATCAGAGCGAGGAATACACCTCGGCTATCGAGCCTGAGCATCGATTTCCTCCCGCGTGAATTTTCGATTGTTGCCGGGCAAGCGGCATAGTCCGGGCTAAACCGCGCGCCGAAGCGGCAGTTCCCACAACATTTGTTATCCGACATGCGCTGAGGCCCCGCGGCGGCCTGATGACCCGCATCGGCACCGCAGCGCTGGTCACCAACGGTGCCGGATTATTTCGAATTAAAATCAGTGACTTGCACGCCGGCCGAACGAACCGCCAGCCGGGTTTCTTGCCTCTGCCGCCCCGCGCATCCGCTGCAGCAGACTGCCCGGCGAACTCCCGGTGGGGAACGCCCGGAACCTTTCCCGGTCGGAACCTTCACCCGGGTTCA encodes:
- a CDS encoding glycosyltransferase family 2 protein encodes the protein MLPSVTIVIPTFNRASILPQAIDAALGQSHPATTVLVVDDGSTDATGEVLRGYADHPRFVGVSLARNVGTAQAKNVGIALSTSDAVTFHDSDDIPHRDKVLRQARVIGNENIGAHPCLNWRLAGREPDTRIQVGGVFTHHELILPDGERVEIRRTLSLVDDFFPNLQMAAGVPGDWTHVNSGLFHRSVFDRLGGFSDCIEEDREFRNRLIMAGEVLWVIPELLLTKIETPDSLTQQGATDYDSPRRKADRLRVWDAVGRWFETREVEPCPIDLSQVRLSSCTNPGLCDPAALGELRGGAIAERVA
- a CDS encoding glycosyltransferase family 2 protein, with product MLRLDSRGVFLALIGLGLILPVVALVVVGMALVAQAALAALHLMAGTRSPQGAQTCDRSAHEGPVRFSVHVAAHEEPADLVMRTVLALSRQVDAPAFEVIVLDNNTRNPALWQPVEALCRELGPEFRFYHEEGVKGAKAGALNIALARTDPRATHIVVVDADYEVAPDFLAVAAGEIRRCGAAFIQFPQAYRSDSGEAAGISLELADYFLRHARRAETADAMLLTGTLSVIARGPLEAIGGWSDRTITEDAELGLRLRQQGYRGRYIDRVVGRGLLPLDLAGLTLQRYRWASGNLHTIRRGLSGLPLRAAVHVVAQLTAWASLALPFAAGLIGGGLRLAATPDDRPAGWLASASGLGLALVFATAALPLLTAMLANGRPGLGTVWAALSSRIALLLPSAAGTVDALLGRAGAFCRTSKDVGSATDRPGAVLPALALAGVALLAVPGMPLSGLLGAVLLILPYPLARATCTRLSVYRASLVQAQV
- a CDS encoding glycosyltransferase; the protein is MSRAITFVDPLAPRGYSGAPGQLEGLGGTEATLVRVCEGLSSRLQIMVRQRMRPDRADWWSGVGYAGLDLKRPFPEAPGTIVVVNSWKVALKLARLHPASRVIVWQHVFPGRHNRALAPDLAAAGIEVLCVSRSHAEWLRRFVGGGPAPAIGHVCNPIDDALAPDDTPRDPDLLLFASSPHKGLGQVLERFEMLQAEWPRLRLAIADPGYLAWPVGRMPARVLPLGRLRQPELIGWMRRAACLFYPQGQFAETFGLVIAEANAVGCPAVLQRGLGANDEVASTAAQCIDSSDPDALRRAVAGWRDAARRPSEIRVRPEFRFSQVLASWVDLLVPGAATRPSITPVPSPERFTTWQEISTPTTPAPAANPTRSQAISATR